From one Variovorax sp. PBL-H6 genomic stretch:
- a CDS encoding CgeB family protein, with amino-acid sequence MNPAPLRIAIIGLSITSSWGNGHATTYRGLVRELAARGHDVLFLECDVPWYAGHRDLPQPPFGRTVLYEDLEALQRNHAEDIGAADLVIVGSFVRDGVAVGDWVQAEASGLTAFYDIDTPVTLARLREPPPGEAPYLDARQIAGYDLYLSFTGGPTLARLEREFGSPAARVLHCAVDPALYFPEPLPLQWDLGYMGTYSDDRQPRVERMLLQPARQWHAGRFAVAGAQYPAGMDWPGNVQHIEHLPPAEHRAFYNRQRFTLNVTRDDMIEAGWSPSVRLFEAAACGTPIVSDRWEGIETLLEPGREIFLADSAAEVLRLLRELPENERLAVGERARTRILAQHTAAHRAAQLEGYVHALRAREAA; translated from the coding sequence ATGAACCCAGCCCCGCTGCGCATCGCGATCATCGGCCTGTCGATCACCTCGTCCTGGGGCAACGGCCACGCGACCACCTACCGCGGGCTGGTGCGCGAGCTGGCCGCGCGCGGGCACGACGTGCTCTTCCTCGAATGCGACGTGCCCTGGTACGCCGGCCATCGCGACCTGCCGCAGCCGCCCTTCGGCCGCACCGTGCTCTACGAGGACCTGGAGGCGCTGCAGCGCAACCATGCCGAAGACATCGGCGCGGCGGACCTGGTGATCGTCGGCTCCTTCGTGCGCGACGGCGTCGCGGTCGGCGATTGGGTCCAGGCCGAAGCCTCCGGCCTCACGGCCTTCTACGACATCGACACGCCCGTCACGCTTGCGCGCCTGCGCGAACCGCCGCCGGGCGAGGCGCCCTACCTCGACGCGCGGCAGATCGCCGGCTACGACCTGTACCTCTCGTTCACCGGCGGCCCGACGCTGGCCCGGCTGGAGCGTGAGTTCGGCTCCCCAGCGGCCCGGGTGCTCCACTGCGCGGTCGATCCCGCGCTTTATTTCCCTGAGCCGCTGCCGCTGCAGTGGGACCTCGGCTACATGGGCACCTACAGCGACGACCGCCAGCCGCGGGTCGAGCGCATGCTGCTGCAGCCGGCGCGGCAGTGGCACGCAGGCCGCTTCGCCGTCGCCGGGGCCCAATACCCTGCTGGCATGGACTGGCCGGGCAACGTGCAGCACATCGAGCACCTGCCGCCGGCCGAGCACCGCGCCTTCTACAACCGCCAGCGCTTCACGCTCAACGTCACGCGCGACGACATGATCGAAGCCGGCTGGTCGCCCAGCGTCCGGCTGTTCGAGGCGGCGGCCTGCGGCACGCCGATCGTGAGCGACCGGTGGGAGGGCATCGAGACCCTGCTCGAGCCCGGGCGCGAGATCTTCCTGGCCGACTCTGCGGCCGAGGTGCTGCGGCTGTTGCGCGAGCTGCCGGAGAACGAGCGCCTCGCGGTCGGCGAGCGGGCGCGCACCCGCATCCTGGCCCAGCACACGGCCGCGCACCGCGCCGCGCAGCTCGAAGGCTATGTGCACGCACTGCGTGCCCGCGAGGCGGCATGA
- a CDS encoding TIGR04290 family methyltransferase, translating to MSSPEPGRADADALQRRIDALAPWFHNLHLPGGVQTLPQHFLGGDFPRFKWQQIEPFVPADLRGWRVLDVGCNAGFYSFELARRGASVLGIDVDAHYLAQARWAAQEFGLESQVEFRRMEVYDLARSDEMFDLVWFMGVFYHLRYPLLALDLLARRTRRLLMFQTLTMPGDSVYANTADCPIEDRTPLLESGWPRMAFIEHRLANDPTNWWAPNHAAVEAMLRSSGLRVEARPGHEIYLCAPDEEAARARTLYASQFDAAAGAIRGDG from the coding sequence ATGTCCAGCCCCGAGCCCGGCCGCGCGGACGCCGATGCGCTGCAGCGCCGCATCGACGCGCTCGCGCCCTGGTTCCACAACCTCCACCTGCCTGGTGGCGTACAGACCTTGCCGCAACATTTTCTCGGCGGCGACTTCCCGCGCTTCAAGTGGCAGCAGATCGAGCCCTTCGTGCCCGCCGACCTGCGCGGCTGGCGCGTGCTGGACGTCGGCTGCAATGCGGGCTTCTACAGCTTCGAGCTCGCGCGCCGCGGCGCCTCGGTGCTGGGCATCGACGTCGATGCGCACTACCTGGCGCAGGCCCGATGGGCGGCCCAGGAATTCGGGCTCGAGTCGCAGGTGGAATTCCGCCGCATGGAGGTCTACGACCTCGCGCGCTCCGACGAGATGTTCGACCTCGTGTGGTTCATGGGCGTCTTCTACCACCTGCGCTATCCGCTGCTCGCGCTGGACCTGCTGGCCCGCCGCACGCGGCGCCTGCTGATGTTCCAGACCCTCACGATGCCGGGCGATTCGGTGTATGCCAACACCGCCGACTGCCCGATCGAGGACCGCACGCCGCTCCTCGAGTCGGGCTGGCCGCGCATGGCCTTCATCGAGCATCGGCTGGCGAACGATCCCACCAATTGGTGGGCGCCCAACCATGCGGCCGTCGAGGCCATGCTGCGGTCCAGCGGCCTGCGGGTGGAGGCGCGCCCGGGGCACGAGATCTATCTCTGTGCGCCCGACGAAGAGGCTGCGCGCGCCCGCACGCTGTACGCGTCGCAGTTCGACGCGGCAGCCGGAGCGATCCGTGGCGACGGATGA
- a CDS encoding DUF1003 domain-containing protein yields the protein MATDDAAPAQPPDPEGSGEMAGLIDRNIEALIRRRRQEQRETALQERIADAITSFAGSMKFVYLHLLVYGAWIAANLGWLPPVPRFDPTFVVLAMAASVEAIFISTFVLVSQNRMAAQADQRADLDLQISLLSEHEITRLVTLVGEMARRMGVPEAHDPELEELKRDVAPEQVLDRMQQSERKLDR from the coding sequence GTGGCGACGGATGATGCGGCGCCGGCACAGCCGCCGGACCCGGAAGGCTCGGGCGAGATGGCCGGCCTCATCGACCGCAACATCGAGGCATTGATCCGGCGGCGCCGCCAGGAACAGCGCGAGACCGCCCTGCAGGAAAGGATCGCCGATGCGATCACCTCCTTCGCGGGCAGCATGAAATTCGTCTACCTGCATTTGCTCGTCTACGGCGCCTGGATCGCGGCCAACCTCGGCTGGCTGCCGCCGGTGCCTCGCTTCGACCCCACCTTCGTGGTCCTCGCCATGGCGGCCTCGGTCGAGGCCATCTTTATCTCCACGTTCGTGCTGGTGAGCCAGAACCGCATGGCCGCGCAGGCGGACCAGCGCGCCGACCTGGACCTGCAGATCAGCCTGCTTTCCGAGCACGAGATCACCCGCCTGGTCACGCTGGTCGGCGAGATGGCCCGCCGCATGGGCGTGCCCGAGGCGCACGACCCGGAACTGGAGGAGCTCAAGCGTGATGTCGCGCCCGAGCAGGTGCTCGACCGCATGCAGCAAAGCGAGCGCAAGCTCGACCGATGA
- a CDS encoding PAS domain S-box protein yields MNDIHPDHFEEAHSELIDNVVPTRGYGLTPLVGLGGSAGAIQALQVFLQSVPPESGLAFVVILHLAAERESILADILQRATPMRVVQVQQTSKVVPNTVYVIPPGKAIKSANGYLRLTDLESKPGRRMAVDYFFRALADTHGAHSAAIVLSGGDGDGAIGIKRIKERGGLTIAQDPDEAEHGSMPGAAIATGMVDWVLPVSQMAARLLDYYKIEKLLRLPPEEGAQPASGPPTDSDEAILREILNFLRARTGRDFSYYKRATIVRRIGRRMQVNGVNDLPSYLNCMRTRSGEAGALLQDLLISVTNFFRDAECFDALASHLPELFVGKGPNDTVRAWVTACATGEEAYSVAMLLAEHARTLDVAPTIQVFASDLDENAVQAARDGIYPAAIEADVSPERLRRFFIKEHGSYRVRRELRETVLFATHDLLKDSPFSRLDLVTCRNLLIYLDPHAQARVFDVLHFALLPRGRLFLGTSESVDEGSQYFTVLDKKHRIYAQRPAPRTGLPVPNGPSTLSLALDSRHAVPEAPVIAGRLFEQQHFIAGRRADGPDIRGVSWGELHLKLLEHLGPPSALVDAEHDIVHLSASAAQLLQHAAGEPTRNLLRLVPSALRIELRTALHRAMQGGEPVETPKLQLPAGSETRALTMRVIPVKDGRHEMALVLFDMEAPGAAPSPSPSAASDAHSPLVAQLDHELERMRTHLRDTVEQYETSTQELKASNEELQAINEELRSATEELETSREELQSINEELVTVNHELKTKVDELAHSNSDMQNLMDATAIATIFLDRDLCITRYTPMAVRLFNLIPGDLGRPLSDLTPKLQYPELGGDAQEVLDRLAPIEREVGRPDGSWFLARLSPYRAAEDRIAGVVLSFIDISERKKAEKVSQWLSAVVASSMDAIISFSLEGKILSWNAGARRVFGYVAEEAVGQPLELLTSEDGDAARLLQRITQGLGIEALETVQRAKDGSAIHVSLTASPIRDADDNVAGGTATVRDIGEARQAAEALRRSEERLRLVVENARDYAIFSTDLERTITSWNKGAQQLLGYTEAEALGRRGDLIFTEEDRSAGAPVQETQTALSEGRAADERFHLRKDGSRFWGSGTMMRMEDSSGEPVGFVKILRDQTQAREAQAALKRSQAELMDALQENEAARTRLEAADAAKDRFLAVLSHELRNPLAAVTSAAALLTDGASTQPQREQASQIVRRQSRTMKVLLDDLLDVSRLTVGQLELHVQDVALCSVVQAALETAEPLLKAAQHLLSTRMPDRPVYVRVDPLRIAQVIVNLLTNAAKYTAPGGEVSLEVEVGDSEVEIVVSDNGVGMTPETIDRIFELYAQGPAAAHRNNDGLGVGLALVRNIVRLHGGQVEAESEGPGKGSRFRVRLPLGSAAAASPPLPAAAPARLGRTRVLIVDDNEDAAWTLSMLLKSEGHETTVAGSGPEALALAESAMPDVAVLDIGMPGMNGIEVATRLRAMPSGNRLVVIALTGWGSKTEGMNLLERGFDMHLSKPIEANRLIDAMAQMLKERGAGWHEGG; encoded by the coding sequence ATGAACGACATCCACCCTGACCATTTCGAGGAAGCTCACTCCGAGCTGATCGACAACGTGGTCCCCACGCGGGGTTACGGTCTGACGCCGCTGGTAGGCCTCGGCGGCTCGGCCGGTGCAATCCAGGCACTGCAGGTCTTCTTGCAGAGCGTGCCACCCGAAAGCGGCCTGGCCTTCGTGGTCATCCTGCACCTGGCAGCCGAGCGGGAAAGCATCCTCGCCGATATCCTCCAGCGCGCCACCCCGATGCGCGTCGTGCAGGTGCAGCAGACCAGCAAGGTCGTGCCCAACACGGTCTACGTCATCCCGCCGGGCAAGGCGATCAAGTCGGCCAACGGCTACCTGCGGCTGACCGATCTGGAGTCGAAGCCCGGCCGCCGGATGGCTGTCGACTACTTCTTCCGCGCACTGGCGGACACCCATGGTGCCCATTCGGCGGCCATCGTGCTGTCCGGCGGCGACGGCGACGGCGCCATCGGCATCAAGCGCATCAAGGAACGCGGCGGGCTCACGATCGCGCAAGATCCCGACGAGGCGGAGCACGGCAGCATGCCAGGGGCGGCCATCGCGACCGGCATGGTCGACTGGGTGCTGCCGGTGTCGCAGATGGCGGCCCGCCTGCTGGATTACTACAAGATCGAGAAGCTGCTGCGGCTGCCGCCCGAAGAGGGCGCGCAGCCGGCGAGCGGGCCGCCGACCGATTCCGACGAGGCCATCCTGCGCGAGATCCTCAATTTCCTGCGCGCGCGCACCGGCCGCGATTTTTCCTATTACAAGCGCGCCACCATCGTGCGCCGGATCGGCCGCCGCATGCAGGTCAACGGGGTCAACGACCTCCCGTCGTACCTGAACTGCATGCGCACGCGCTCCGGCGAAGCCGGTGCGCTGCTGCAGGACCTGCTCATCAGCGTGACCAACTTCTTCCGCGACGCCGAATGCTTCGACGCGCTGGCGTCGCACCTCCCGGAGCTGTTCGTCGGCAAGGGCCCGAACGACACGGTTCGTGCCTGGGTGACGGCCTGCGCCACCGGCGAGGAAGCCTACTCGGTCGCCATGCTCCTGGCCGAGCACGCGCGCACGCTGGACGTGGCGCCCACCATCCAGGTGTTCGCCAGCGACCTGGACGAGAACGCCGTCCAGGCCGCGCGCGACGGCATCTACCCCGCGGCCATCGAGGCCGATGTTTCCCCGGAGCGCCTGCGCCGCTTCTTCATCAAGGAGCACGGCAGCTACCGGGTGCGGCGGGAGTTGCGCGAGACCGTGCTCTTCGCGACGCACGACCTGCTCAAGGACTCGCCGTTCTCGCGCCTGGACCTGGTCACCTGTCGCAACCTGCTGATCTACCTGGACCCGCACGCCCAGGCGCGCGTGTTCGACGTGCTGCACTTCGCGCTGCTGCCGCGCGGGCGGCTGTTCCTCGGGACCTCCGAATCGGTGGACGAGGGGAGCCAGTATTTCACCGTGCTCGACAAGAAGCACCGCATCTACGCACAGCGCCCAGCGCCGCGCACCGGCCTGCCGGTCCCGAATGGGCCCAGCACCCTGTCACTCGCACTGGACAGCCGGCACGCCGTGCCGGAGGCGCCGGTCATCGCCGGACGCCTGTTCGAGCAGCAGCACTTCATCGCCGGACGACGCGCGGACGGTCCGGACATCCGGGGCGTCTCCTGGGGCGAGCTGCACCTGAAGCTGCTGGAGCACCTCGGGCCGCCCTCGGCCCTGGTCGACGCCGAGCACGACATCGTGCACCTGTCGGCCAGCGCGGCGCAGCTGCTGCAGCACGCGGCGGGCGAGCCGACCCGCAATCTGCTGCGGCTGGTCCCCTCCGCGCTGCGCATCGAACTGCGCACCGCGCTGCACCGGGCCATGCAGGGCGGCGAGCCGGTCGAGACGCCGAAGCTGCAGTTGCCGGCAGGCAGCGAGACCCGGGCGCTCACCATGCGGGTGATCCCGGTGAAGGACGGCCGCCATGAAATGGCCCTGGTGCTCTTCGACATGGAGGCTCCCGGCGCGGCGCCCTCGCCCTCGCCGTCGGCGGCGTCGGACGCGCACTCGCCGCTGGTCGCCCAGCTCGACCACGAGCTGGAGCGCATGCGCACGCACCTGCGCGACACCGTCGAGCAGTACGAGACTTCGACGCAGGAGCTCAAGGCCAGCAACGAGGAGCTGCAGGCCATCAACGAGGAGCTGCGCTCGGCCACCGAGGAACTGGAGACCAGCCGGGAAGAACTGCAGTCCATCAACGAGGAGCTGGTCACCGTCAACCACGAGCTCAAGACCAAGGTCGACGAGCTCGCGCATTCCAACAGCGACATGCAGAATCTGATGGATGCGACGGCGATCGCCACCATCTTCCTGGACCGCGACCTGTGCATCACCCGCTACACGCCCATGGCGGTGCGGCTGTTCAACCTGATCCCCGGCGACCTGGGGCGGCCGCTGAGCGACCTGACGCCCAAGCTGCAGTACCCGGAACTCGGCGGCGATGCGCAAGAGGTCCTCGACCGGCTCGCGCCCATCGAACGCGAGGTGGGGCGCCCGGACGGCAGCTGGTTCCTGGCACGGCTGTCGCCCTATCGGGCCGCCGAGGATCGCATTGCCGGTGTCGTGCTCTCGTTCATCGACATCAGCGAACGCAAGAAGGCCGAGAAGGTGAGCCAATGGCTTTCGGCCGTGGTCGCCTCCTCGATGGACGCGATCATCAGCTTCTCGCTCGAGGGCAAGATCCTGAGCTGGAACGCCGGCGCGCGCCGCGTTTTCGGCTACGTTGCGGAGGAAGCCGTCGGCCAGCCGCTCGAACTGCTGACCAGCGAAGACGGCGACGCCGCGCGCCTTCTGCAGCGGATCACGCAGGGGCTGGGCATCGAGGCCCTGGAAACGGTGCAGCGCGCCAAGGACGGCAGCGCCATCCACGTGTCGCTCACGGCGTCTCCGATCCGCGATGCCGACGACAACGTGGCGGGCGGCACCGCCACGGTGCGCGACATCGGCGAGGCCAGGCAGGCGGCGGAAGCGCTGCGCCGCAGCGAGGAAAGGCTGCGCCTGGTGGTGGAGAACGCACGCGACTACGCGATCTTCTCCACCGACCTCGAACGCACCATCACGAGCTGGAACAAGGGCGCCCAGCAATTGCTCGGCTACACCGAGGCCGAGGCGCTGGGGCGGCGTGGCGACCTCATCTTCACCGAGGAAGACCGGAGCGCCGGCGCGCCGGTGCAGGAAACACAGACCGCGCTCAGCGAGGGGAGAGCGGCCGACGAGCGCTTCCACTTGCGCAAGGACGGCAGCCGTTTCTGGGGCAGCGGCACGATGATGCGCATGGAGGACAGCTCCGGCGAACCGGTCGGCTTCGTGAAGATCCTGCGCGACCAGACGCAGGCGCGCGAAGCGCAAGCCGCGCTCAAGCGCAGCCAGGCCGAGCTGATGGATGCGCTGCAGGAGAACGAGGCCGCGCGCACCCGGCTGGAGGCAGCCGACGCCGCCAAGGACCGCTTCCTGGCCGTGCTCTCGCACGAGCTGCGCAACCCGCTGGCCGCCGTGACGAGCGCCGCCGCCCTGCTGACCGATGGCGCGAGCACCCAGCCGCAGCGCGAGCAGGCGTCCCAGATCGTACGGCGCCAGTCCCGCACGATGAAGGTCCTGCTCGACGACCTGCTGGACGTGTCGCGCCTGACCGTGGGGCAGCTCGAGCTGCACGTGCAGGACGTGGCGCTGTGCAGCGTGGTCCAGGCCGCGCTCGAGACCGCGGAGCCGCTGCTGAAGGCCGCGCAGCACCTGCTGTCGACCCGCATGCCGGACCGGCCGGTCTACGTGCGCGTCGATCCGCTGCGCATCGCACAGGTCATCGTCAACCTGCTGACCAACGCGGCCAAGTACACCGCGCCGGGCGGCGAGGTGTCGCTGGAGGTGGAAGTGGGCGACAGCGAGGTGGAGATCGTCGTGAGCGACAACGGCGTCGGCATGACGCCCGAGACGATCGACCGCATCTTCGAGCTCTACGCGCAGGGGCCGGCCGCGGCGCACCGCAACAACGACGGCCTGGGCGTGGGGCTGGCGCTGGTGCGCAACATCGTCCGGCTGCACGGCGGCCAGGTCGAGGCCGAAAGCGAGGGCCCCGGGAAGGGCAGCCGCTTCCGCGTGCGGCTGCCGCTCGGCAGCGCAGCGGCGGCCTCGCCACCGTTGCCGGCCGCGGCCCCCGCCCGGCTCGGCAGGACACGGGTGCTGATCGTCGACGACAACGAGGACGCCGCGTGGACCCTGTCCATGCTGCTGAAATCGGAGGGACACGAGACGACGGTCGCCGGCAGCGGCCCGGAAGCCCTGGCCTTGGCCGAAAGCGCGATGCCCGATGTGGCCGTGCTGGACATCGGCATGCCGGGCATGAACGGCATCGAGGTGGCCACGCGGCTGCGCGCAATGCCCTCAGGCAACAGGCTGGTGGTGATCGCGCTCACCGGCTGGGGCAGCAAGACCGAGGGCATGAACCTGCTGGAGCGCGGCTTCGACATGCATCTGAGCAAGCCGATCGAGGCGAACCGGTTGATTGACGCCATGGCGCAGATGCTGAAGGAGCGCGGCGCGGGCTGGCACGAAGGCGGCTAG
- a CDS encoding CBS domain-containing protein: MTTVSDHMTRGVRAMSPRDTAEAAAQVMAELDVAVIPVCDAGRLVGMVSDRDIAVRGVARGLPPAHTPLGYLMNAELLSCYEDESIDDVVARMRHARVRRLPVVDRRRQLVGMLLLGELSEVQAGLHWST, translated from the coding sequence ATGACGACAGTCTCCGACCACATGACGCGGGGCGTCCGCGCGATGTCGCCGCGAGATACGGCCGAGGCCGCGGCCCAGGTGATGGCCGAGCTCGACGTTGCCGTGATCCCGGTCTGCGATGCCGGCCGGCTGGTCGGCATGGTCAGCGACCGGGACATCGCCGTGCGCGGTGTTGCGCGCGGGCTCCCGCCAGCCCATACGCCGCTCGGCTACCTCATGAACGCCGAACTGCTCTCCTGCTACGAGGACGAGTCGATCGACGATGTCGTCGCGCGGATGCGCCATGCGCGGGTGCGGCGCCTGCCGGTGGTGGACCGCCGGCGGCAGCTGGTGGGCATGCTGTTGCTGGGCGAGCTGAGCGAGGTTCAGGCCGGGTTGCACTGGTCGACCTAG
- a CDS encoding sigma-54-dependent transcriptional regulator — protein sequence MGHALIVEDDEDSGRMLATLVKREGHSVATARTLGDARRFLAMQQPDLLLLDLHLPDGNGLDLFEDTGLLSDTEVVLMTGQASLETSIRALRLGAADYLVKPVNPQHLQGLLSRLIRPSKLRAELAEITEHWRETGRFGPLIGASDAMQSIYRQIARVAETAVSVFIHGESGTGKELVAKAVHELSRRREQPFLAVNCGAISPHLIESEIFGHERGSFTGAERQHQGFFERAHGGTLFLDEVTEMPLNLQVKLLRVLENGTFMRVGSTQLQQTDVRIIAATNRDAAEAVMRGALREDLLYRLNVFPISLPPLRERADDIPLLAHSFLEDLQRQEQVAKRFTSEAMGRLQAYTWPGNVRELRNAVQRAWVMATGAEIDDEWLPKQNGSENQRPPQRPAAEPTLPGGEPADGRRELSVRVGTPLAEMERQLILATFEYCNQNKERTAALLGISMKTLYNRLKEYRL from the coding sequence TTGGGACACGCGCTCATCGTAGAAGACGACGAGGACTCCGGTCGCATGCTGGCGACCCTCGTCAAGCGCGAGGGCCATTCCGTGGCCACCGCCAGGACGCTGGGCGATGCGCGCCGCTTCCTCGCGATGCAGCAGCCCGACCTCCTGCTCCTGGACCTGCACCTGCCCGACGGCAACGGGCTCGACCTGTTCGAAGACACGGGCCTGCTGTCCGACACCGAGGTGGTGCTCATGACCGGCCAGGCCAGCCTGGAAACCTCCATCCGGGCGCTGCGGCTGGGCGCGGCCGACTACCTGGTCAAGCCGGTCAATCCGCAGCACCTCCAGGGCCTGCTGTCGCGGCTCATCCGCCCGTCCAAGCTGCGCGCCGAGCTGGCGGAGATCACCGAGCACTGGCGCGAGACCGGGCGCTTCGGCCCGCTGATCGGCGCCTCCGACGCCATGCAGAGCATCTATCGCCAGATCGCACGCGTCGCGGAAACGGCCGTCAGCGTCTTCATCCACGGCGAGAGCGGCACTGGCAAGGAGCTGGTGGCGAAGGCCGTGCACGAGCTCAGCCGCAGGCGCGAGCAGCCCTTTCTTGCCGTCAATTGCGGTGCAATTTCTCCGCACCTGATCGAGAGCGAGATCTTCGGGCACGAGCGCGGCAGCTTCACCGGCGCGGAGCGTCAGCACCAGGGTTTCTTCGAGCGCGCCCATGGCGGCACCCTGTTCCTCGACGAGGTGACCGAGATGCCGCTCAACCTGCAGGTGAAGCTGCTGCGGGTGCTGGAGAACGGCACCTTCATGCGCGTGGGCTCCACCCAGCTGCAGCAGACCGACGTGCGGATCATCGCGGCCACCAACCGCGACGCCGCCGAGGCCGTGATGCGCGGCGCGCTGCGCGAAGACCTGCTGTACCGGTTGAACGTGTTCCCGATCTCGCTGCCGCCCCTGCGGGAGCGTGCCGACGACATCCCTCTGCTGGCCCACAGCTTCCTCGAGGACCTGCAGCGGCAGGAGCAGGTGGCCAAGCGCTTTACTTCCGAGGCGATGGGGCGGCTCCAGGCCTACACCTGGCCCGGCAACGTGCGGGAACTGCGCAATGCCGTGCAGCGGGCGTGGGTCATGGCCACCGGCGCGGAGATCGACGACGAATGGCTGCCGAAGCAGAACGGCTCGGAAAACCAAAGGCCGCCGCAGCGCCCCGCTGCCGAGCCCACCCTGCCCGGCGGGGAGCCGGCGGACGGCCGCCGGGAGCTCAGCGTCCGCGTGGGAACGCCGTTGGCCGAAATGGAGCGTCAGCTCATCCTGGCGACCTTCGAATACTGCAACCAGAACAAGGAGCGCACGGCGGCGCTGCTGGGCATCAGCATGAAGACGCTGTACAACCGCCTGAAGGAATATCGCCTTTGA
- a CDS encoding histidine kinase dimerization/phospho-acceptor domain-containing protein, producing MRSPAFAFAARTACFTVFGVATTLAAIAFARTGRADPTPEPGKGGPETNTNTNANSGAGTGTGTEAEAELTALRRALAAHAEEASRLDHAFRTPIGAAAAALQLLETSRDDPELQAQARQVIARQLSRMTALTDSLREAAQRLGGRE from the coding sequence ATGAGATCGCCAGCCTTCGCCTTCGCCGCCCGTACCGCTTGCTTCACGGTGTTTGGCGTTGCCACGACCCTGGCCGCCATCGCTTTTGCGCGCACGGGGCGTGCCGACCCCACGCCAGAGCCCGGCAAGGGCGGACCCGAGACCAACACCAACACCAACGCCAACTCAGGGGCCGGGACCGGGACCGGGACCGAGGCCGAGGCCGAACTGACGGCACTGCGCCGGGCACTCGCCGCTCACGCGGAGGAAGCCAGCCGCCTCGACCACGCGTTCCGCACGCCGATCGGGGCCGCAGCGGCAGCGCTGCAGCTGCTGGAAACATCCCGTGACGATCCTGAGCTCCAGGCCCAGGCGCGGCAGGTGATCGCGCGACAACTCAGCCGTATGACGGCGCTGACAGATTCCCTGCGCGAAGCCGCACAGCGGCTCGGCGGCCGGGAGTAG
- the rpoN gene encoding RNA polymerase factor sigma-54, with the protein MSSISLQARPIQTIAFSPRLQQAVRLLQLSALDYAQALHEAADANPFLELEEAPGLDSPGFEGAEWSAEAAFDRLGAGPALPGARLSHDESADALQRIPATVSLREHLHAQLGVLRLDAQERLLAAAVVESLDDDGYLRVSLDEIGALVGDAGEDVLPALNAALTRVQSLDPAGVAARSVSECLLLQLGGIDDAPMRELARGIVTDHLEDLASRNWQRIATALGEPVARIKLAAERIRKLDARPGWRLDAQAPAFVTPDVIVRKRRGVWTVALNEATVPRVKLHHTYARMLEQQGVAANPELRGCLESARWTVQNVGQRVSTIRDVAQAIVAKQKLFFDYGPLAMKPLGLREIADAVGVHPSTVSRAVHHKYMATPAGVFELRYFFSRGMQHAHRGASAPTALRQLVGELIAAEPSGAPLSDAELARRLTDQGFRIARRTVTKYRQALRIDPIELRAAARA; encoded by the coding sequence ATGAGCTCGATTTCGCTTCAAGCCCGTCCCATCCAGACCATCGCTTTTTCCCCTCGGCTGCAGCAGGCCGTCCGGTTGCTGCAGCTTTCCGCACTCGACTATGCGCAGGCCCTGCACGAGGCCGCCGACGCCAACCCCTTTCTCGAACTGGAAGAGGCGCCGGGCCTCGATTCGCCAGGCTTCGAAGGCGCCGAGTGGTCCGCGGAGGCCGCGTTCGACCGGCTCGGCGCCGGCCCTGCCTTGCCCGGCGCGCGCCTGTCGCACGACGAGAGCGCCGACGCGCTCCAGCGCATCCCCGCGACAGTGTCGCTGCGCGAGCACCTGCACGCGCAACTGGGCGTGCTCAGGCTGGACGCGCAGGAGCGCCTGCTGGCCGCTGCGGTGGTCGAGTCCCTGGACGACGATGGCTACCTGCGGGTGTCGCTGGACGAGATCGGCGCGCTGGTCGGCGATGCCGGCGAGGATGTGTTGCCTGCGCTGAACGCGGCGCTCACCCGAGTGCAGTCGCTGGACCCCGCGGGTGTCGCGGCACGCAGCGTGTCCGAGTGCCTGCTGCTCCAGCTGGGCGGCATCGACGACGCGCCGATGCGCGAACTGGCGCGCGGCATCGTCACCGACCATCTCGAGGACCTGGCCTCGCGCAACTGGCAACGCATTGCCACGGCGCTCGGCGAGCCGGTCGCGCGGATCAAGCTCGCGGCCGAGCGCATTCGCAAGCTCGACGCGCGGCCTGGCTGGCGGCTCGATGCGCAGGCGCCGGCGTTCGTCACGCCCGACGTGATCGTGCGCAAGCGGCGCGGCGTCTGGACGGTCGCACTCAACGAAGCCACCGTCCCACGGGTGAAGCTCCATCACACCTACGCCCGCATGCTGGAACAGCAGGGCGTCGCGGCCAACCCGGAGTTGCGTGGCTGCCTCGAGAGCGCCCGCTGGACGGTGCAGAACGTAGGGCAGCGCGTGTCCACCATCCGCGACGTCGCGCAGGCGATCGTCGCCAAACAGAAGCTCTTCTTCGACTACGGCCCGCTGGCGATGAAACCGCTGGGATTGCGCGAGATCGCCGATGCCGTGGGCGTGCACCCGTCCACCGTCTCGCGCGCCGTTCACCACAAGTACATGGCGACGCCGGCTGGCGTCTTCGAGCTGAGGTACTTCTTTTCCCGCGGAATGCAGCACGCGCATCGCGGCGCGAGCGCGCCGACGGCGCTGCGGCAACTGGTGGGCGAACTGATCGCGGCGGAACCGAGCGGAGCGCCGCTCAGCGACGCCGAACTCGCCCGCCGCCTGACTGACCAGGGCTTTCGCATTGCGCGCCGCACGGTGACCAAGTACCGGCAGGCACTGCGCATCGACCCGATCGAACTGCGCGCCGCGGCGCGGGCTTGA